A genomic window from Streptomyces broussonetiae includes:
- a CDS encoding rhodanese-like domain-containing protein, producing the protein MPTVEVTDLKDGDFLLDVREDDEWEAGHAEGALHIPISEFVARYGELTEAAPQDGRVHVICRSGGRSAQVTMYLVQQGIDAVNVDGGMQIWQAAGRPVITNDGQPGFVL; encoded by the coding sequence GTGCCCACGGTCGAGGTCACGGACCTCAAGGACGGCGACTTCCTGCTGGACGTCCGCGAGGACGACGAGTGGGAGGCAGGCCACGCCGAGGGAGCACTGCACATCCCCATCAGCGAGTTCGTGGCCCGCTACGGCGAGCTGACCGAGGCCGCCCCGCAGGACGGCCGCGTCCATGTCATCTGCCGCTCCGGCGGTCGCTCGGCCCAGGTCACCATGTACCTGGTCCAGCAGGGCATCGACGCCGTGAACGTCGACGGCGGCATGCAGATCTGGCAGGCCGCAGGCCGCCCGGTGATCACGAACGACGGCCAGCCCGGCTTCGTCCTCTAG
- a CDS encoding acyl-CoA dehydrogenase family protein has translation MDFTFTEEQRAAAEAARGVFAGVVPDAVPSPALTTGAVAEGFDRELWARLAEADLLSLLLDEAYGGSGLDAIALCLVLRESAQVLARVPLLEHSAAAAAVQAYGGPELAERVLGRAGRGELVLTVAANGRSGHDPAELAVGARRDGSAWVLDGVQTAVPWAFDADLVVVPAHLEGTADERSVLALVPRERDGVVLAEQVSTSGERLAEVRLTSVRIDAGEVMEADGAWEWLHALLATGTCALALGLGERVLRMTADYTAKREQFGYPIATFQAVAVQAADRYIDLRAMEATLWQAAWRIASGAAGALPAAGDVAVAKIWAAEGVRRVVQTAQHLHGGFGADTDYVLHRYHAWAKHLELALGPAAAYEERLGDLLAAHPLG, from the coding sequence GTGGACTTCACCTTCACCGAGGAGCAGCGAGCGGCGGCCGAGGCGGCGCGCGGGGTGTTCGCGGGCGTCGTACCGGACGCGGTGCCGAGCCCGGCTCTCACCACCGGCGCCGTGGCCGAGGGCTTCGACCGGGAGCTGTGGGCCCGGCTCGCCGAGGCGGACCTGCTGAGTCTGCTGCTCGACGAGGCGTACGGCGGCTCCGGCCTGGACGCGATCGCGCTGTGCCTGGTGCTGCGCGAGTCCGCCCAGGTGCTCGCCCGGGTGCCGTTGCTGGAGCACAGCGCGGCGGCCGCGGCCGTACAGGCCTACGGCGGACCGGAGTTGGCGGAGCGCGTACTGGGGCGGGCCGGCCGGGGCGAGCTGGTGCTCACCGTCGCCGCGAACGGCCGCAGCGGACACGACCCGGCCGAACTGGCCGTGGGTGCACGGCGGGACGGTTCGGCGTGGGTGCTGGACGGGGTGCAGACGGCGGTGCCGTGGGCGTTCGACGCGGACCTGGTCGTCGTACCGGCGCATCTCGAGGGGACGGCCGACGAGCGAAGCGTGCTCGCGCTGGTGCCGCGGGAGCGGGACGGGGTGGTCCTCGCCGAGCAGGTGTCCACCAGCGGGGAGCGGCTGGCCGAGGTGCGGCTGACGTCCGTACGGATCGACGCGGGCGAGGTGATGGAGGCCGACGGCGCCTGGGAGTGGCTGCATGCGCTGCTTGCCACCGGTACCTGTGCGCTGGCGCTCGGGCTGGGCGAGCGGGTGCTGCGGATGACCGCCGACTACACCGCGAAGCGGGAGCAGTTCGGGTATCCGATCGCGACGTTCCAGGCGGTGGCCGTGCAGGCCGCGGACCGGTACATCGATCTGCGCGCCATGGAGGCCACCCTCTGGCAGGCTGCCTGGCGGATCGCCTCGGGGGCGGCGGGGGCGTTGCCGGCCGCCGGGGATGTCGCGGTGGCGAAGATCTGGGCGGCCGAGGGGGTGCGCCGGGTGGTGCAGACGGCACAGCATCTGCACGGCGGGTTCGGTGCCGACACCGACTATGTGCTGCACCGCTATCACGCCTGGGCCAAGCACCTGGAGCTGGCGCTCGGACCGGCGGCGGCGTACGAGGAGCGGCTCGGGGATCTGCTGGCTGCCCATCCTCTGGGCTGA
- a CDS encoding 2Fe-2S iron-sulfur cluster-binding protein — translation MARFHPLQVAAVDRITDDAVALTLTVPTALRAEYRHAPGQHLALRRRVDGAEIRRTYSICSPAPDPGGAGPDTLRVGVRLVEGGAFSAYALKEINVGDELDVMTPAGRFTLDPAPGLYAAIVGGSGITPVLSIVSTLLAREPAARFCLIRGDRTAASTMFLEEVADLKDRYPERFQLVTVLSREEQQAGLPSGRLDRKRLTGLLPALLPVEQVAGWFLCGPYGLVQGAEQALRKLGVDRSRIHQEIFHVDAGSPSTAPAEAPTHSTVTARLDGRGGTWPVRDGETLLETVLRNRSDAPYACKGGVCGTCRAFLVSGEVRMDRNFALETEETEAGYVLACQSHPLTERVELDFDR, via the coding sequence ATGGCACGCTTCCACCCGCTCCAAGTGGCAGCGGTCGACCGGATCACCGACGACGCCGTCGCCCTCACCCTCACCGTCCCGACCGCACTGCGCGCGGAGTACCGGCACGCGCCCGGCCAGCACCTGGCGCTGCGCCGCAGAGTCGACGGCGCGGAGATCCGGCGCACCTACTCGATCTGCTCCCCCGCCCCCGACCCGGGTGGCGCGGGCCCGGACACCCTGCGGGTCGGCGTGCGGCTGGTGGAGGGCGGCGCCTTCTCGGCCTACGCGCTGAAGGAGATCAACGTCGGCGACGAGCTGGACGTGATGACCCCGGCCGGCCGCTTCACCCTGGACCCGGCGCCGGGACTGTACGCGGCGATCGTCGGCGGCAGCGGCATCACCCCGGTGCTGTCCATCGTCTCCACGCTGCTGGCCCGCGAGCCGGCGGCCCGGTTCTGCCTGATACGCGGAGACCGCACGGCAGCCTCGACGATGTTCCTGGAGGAGGTCGCCGACCTGAAGGACCGCTATCCGGAGCGGTTTCAGCTGGTGACCGTGCTCTCCCGGGAGGAGCAGCAGGCGGGCCTGCCGTCCGGCCGGCTCGACCGGAAGCGGCTGACCGGGCTGCTTCCCGCGCTGCTGCCGGTCGAGCAGGTCGCGGGCTGGTTCCTGTGCGGGCCGTACGGACTGGTGCAGGGCGCCGAGCAGGCGCTGCGCAAGCTGGGCGTGGACCGGTCCCGCATCCACCAGGAGATCTTCCACGTGGACGCGGGCTCGCCTTCCACGGCCCCGGCCGAGGCTCCCACGCACAGCACGGTCACCGCCCGGCTCGACGGACGCGGCGGCACCTGGCCGGTGCGCGACGGCGAGACACTGCTGGAGACGGTCCTGCGCAACCGCTCCGACGCGCCCTACGCCTGCAAGGGCGGAGTATGCGGCACCTGCCGGGCCTTCCTGGTCTCCGGCGAGGTCCGCATGGACCGCAACTTCGCCCTGGAGACGGAGGAGACGGAGGCCGGGTATGTGCTGGCCTGCCAGTCACACCCGTTGACGGAGCGGGTGGAGCTGGACTTCGACCGCTGA
- the paaD gene encoding 1,2-phenylacetyl-CoA epoxidase subunit PaaD yields the protein MVTTTALETELLELAGAVPDPELPVLTLHELGVLRAVHVQGTDTVEVDLTPTYTGCPAIEAMTLDIERVLRAHGMREVTVRTVLAPAWSTDDITPEGRRKLQEFGIAPPRVRENFGPVPLPLGPTRTIATDVTADQDPVRCPHCYSTETELLSRFSSTACKALRRCLVCREPFDHFKEL from the coding sequence ATGGTGACCACCACCGCCCTGGAAACGGAACTGCTGGAGCTGGCCGGCGCGGTGCCCGACCCCGAACTGCCCGTACTCACCCTGCACGAGCTGGGCGTGCTGCGCGCGGTACACGTCCAGGGCACCGACACGGTCGAGGTCGACCTGACCCCCACCTACACCGGCTGCCCCGCCATCGAGGCGATGACCCTCGACATCGAACGGGTCCTGCGCGCCCACGGCATGCGCGAGGTCACGGTCCGCACGGTCCTCGCACCCGCCTGGTCGACCGACGACATCACCCCCGAGGGCCGCCGCAAACTCCAGGAGTTCGGCATAGCTCCCCCACGGGTGCGCGAGAACTTCGGCCCGGTGCCGCTGCCCCTCGGCCCGACCCGCACGATCGCAACGGACGTCACCGCGGATCAGGACCCCGTCCGCTGCCCGCACTGCTACTCCACCGAAACCGAGCTGCTGAGCAGGTTCTCCTCCACCGCCTGCAAGGCGCTGCGCCGCTGCCTCGTCTGCCGCGAACCGTTCGACCACTTCAAGGAGTTGTGA
- the paaC gene encoding 1,2-phenylacetyl-CoA epoxidase subunit PaaC, translating to MTGPATVPVTAALALGDDALVLSHRLGEWAGHAPVLEEEVALANIALDLLGQARVLLSMAGDEDELAYLREERAFRNLQLVEQPNGDFAHTIARQLYFSTYQQLLYTELAATDGPFAPLAAKAVKEVAYHRDHAEQWTLRLGDGTQESHERMHRACEALWKFTGEMFQPVEDLDADWSRLDERWQESVEDILRRATLSLPEGPRTGAWSAGAGRQGLHTEPFGRMLAEMQHLHRSHPGATW from the coding sequence GTGACCGGCCCCGCCACCGTCCCGGTGACCGCCGCGCTCGCCCTCGGCGACGACGCCCTGGTGCTCTCCCACCGGCTGGGGGAGTGGGCCGGCCACGCTCCCGTCCTGGAGGAGGAGGTCGCCCTCGCCAACATCGCCCTCGACCTGCTCGGCCAGGCCCGGGTACTGCTGTCGATGGCCGGCGACGAGGACGAACTGGCCTACCTGCGCGAAGAGCGCGCCTTCCGCAATCTCCAGCTGGTCGAGCAACCGAACGGCGACTTCGCCCACACCATCGCCCGCCAGCTGTACTTCTCCACCTACCAGCAGCTGCTCTACACCGAACTCGCCGCCACCGACGGCCCGTTCGCACCCCTGGCCGCGAAGGCGGTGAAGGAGGTCGCCTACCACCGCGACCACGCCGAGCAGTGGACCCTGCGCCTCGGCGACGGCACGCAGGAGAGCCACGAGCGGATGCACCGCGCCTGCGAGGCCCTGTGGAAGTTCACCGGTGAGATGTTCCAGCCGGTCGAAGACCTGGACGCCGACTGGTCACGCCTGGACGAGCGCTGGCAGGAGTCCGTCGAAGACATCCTCCGCCGCGCCACCCTGTCCCTCCCCGAAGGACCACGCACCGGCGCCTGGTCGGCGGGTGCAGGCCGACAGGGCCTGCACACCGAACCGTTCGGCCGGATGCTCGCCGAGATGCAGCACCTGCACCGCAGCCACCCGGGGGCGACATGGTGA
- the paaB gene encoding 1,2-phenylacetyl-CoA epoxidase subunit PaaB, with protein MSTTDWPLWEVFVRSRRGLSHTHAGSLHAPDAELALRNARDLYTRRGEGVSIWVVPATAITASSPDEKDPFFEPAADKPYRHPTFYDIPEGVKHL; from the coding sequence ATGAGCACCACCGACTGGCCCCTGTGGGAGGTCTTCGTGCGCTCCCGGCGCGGCCTCTCCCACACCCACGCCGGCAGCCTGCACGCCCCCGACGCCGAGCTGGCCCTGCGCAACGCCCGCGACCTGTACACCCGGCGCGGCGAGGGCGTCTCGATCTGGGTCGTCCCGGCCACCGCGATCACCGCGTCCTCCCCGGACGAGAAGGACCCGTTCTTCGAACCGGCCGCCGACAAGCCCTACCGCCACCCCACCTTCTACGACATCCCGGAAGGGGTGAAGCACCTGTGA
- the paaA gene encoding 1,2-phenylacetyl-CoA epoxidase subunit PaaA, giving the protein MATAAAQRTARTDTDSTPDTVDTTAYQRAFDTAVASDERIEPRDWMPDAYRATLVRQIAQHAHSEIIGMQPEANWITRAPSLRRKAILMAKVQDEAGHGLYLYSAAETLGTSREELLDKLHSGRQKYSSIFNYPTLTWADVGAIGWLVDGAAITNQVPLCRCSYGPYARAMVRICKEESFHQRQGYELLLALGKGTAEQHAMAQDAVNRWWWPSLMMFGPPDDESQHSAQSMEWKIKRHSNDELRQRFVDICVPQAESLDLTLPDPDLQWNEERGHYDFGPIDWTEFWDVLKGNGPCNEQRITQRRRAHDEGAWVREAAAAHAAKHTPGTGSTPGTGTTAHTTGAERA; this is encoded by the coding sequence ATGGCCACAGCAGCCGCGCAGCGCACAGCCCGTACGGACACGGACAGCACACCGGACACCGTCGACACGACGGCCTACCAGCGCGCCTTCGACACAGCCGTGGCCTCCGACGAGCGCATCGAGCCACGCGACTGGATGCCCGACGCCTACCGCGCCACCCTGGTCCGGCAGATCGCCCAGCACGCACACTCCGAGATCATCGGCATGCAGCCGGAGGCCAACTGGATCACCCGCGCCCCCAGCCTGCGCCGCAAGGCCATCCTGATGGCCAAGGTCCAGGACGAGGCCGGCCACGGCCTGTACCTCTACAGCGCGGCCGAGACCCTCGGCACCAGCCGCGAGGAACTGCTCGACAAACTGCACAGCGGCCGCCAGAAGTACTCCTCGATCTTCAACTACCCGACCCTGACCTGGGCCGACGTCGGCGCGATCGGCTGGCTCGTGGACGGCGCCGCGATCACCAACCAGGTCCCGCTGTGCCGCTGCTCCTACGGCCCGTACGCCCGCGCCATGGTGCGGATCTGCAAGGAGGAGTCCTTCCACCAGCGCCAGGGCTACGAGCTGCTGCTGGCCCTCGGCAAAGGCACCGCGGAACAGCACGCGATGGCGCAGGACGCGGTGAACCGCTGGTGGTGGCCCTCCCTGATGATGTTCGGGCCGCCCGACGACGAGTCCCAGCACTCCGCACAGTCCATGGAGTGGAAGATCAAACGCCACTCCAACGACGAGCTGCGCCAGCGGTTCGTCGACATCTGCGTCCCCCAGGCCGAGTCCCTCGACCTCACCCTCCCCGACCCTGACCTGCAGTGGAACGAGGAACGCGGGCACTACGACTTCGGCCCGATCGACTGGACCGAGTTCTGGGACGTCCTCAAGGGCAACGGCCCCTGCAACGAACAGCGCATCACCCAGCGCAGGCGCGCCCACGACGAGGGAGCGTGGGTCAGAGAAGCGGCAGCGGCCCACGCGGCCAAGCACACCCCCGGCACCGGCAGCACCCCCGGCACCGGCACAACGGCACACACGACAGGAGCGGAGCGAGCATGA
- a CDS encoding DUF5819 family protein, with translation MDAYDEDSGAGVRPGPDGSTGARLPEEPLADTDTDTDTDTDTDTGGRDLGGDGSGSGGSGADGSASAGARGRASGPAWAAEPGPEARSAQDAEPGTSAEPDPAPAPSQPRAGVAALSPRYQVGAALALAVVGVAAGVHLLMVFLSLAPENTVTKQHGKAVEEWVYPEFEQNWKLFAPNPLQQNIAVQVRAEVRTKDGGLRTTGWTDLSAEDGAAIDGNLAPSHTEQNELRRAWDFFVATHGADNRPVGARGSLSEQYLRRIVVMRLYRDEPADRLGVIQRVQVRSSTTNVQPPKWSPERVSDQPVYRQLSWWTVTADEAAGGVRS, from the coding sequence ATGGACGCGTACGACGAGGACTCGGGGGCCGGGGTCCGACCCGGCCCCGACGGGTCGACCGGGGCGCGTCTCCCGGAGGAGCCTTTGGCCGACACCGACACCGACACCGACACCGACACCGACACCGACACCGGCGGCCGTGACCTGGGCGGCGACGGGTCGGGAAGTGGCGGGTCGGGCGCCGACGGGTCGGCCTCGGCCGGAGCGCGGGGCCGGGCGTCCGGGCCGGCCTGGGCGGCCGAGCCGGGTCCGGAGGCCCGATCGGCTCAGGACGCCGAGCCGGGCACGTCTGCCGAACCGGACCCTGCGCCCGCACCCTCGCAGCCCCGTGCCGGTGTCGCCGCCCTCTCCCCCCGCTACCAGGTCGGCGCGGCGCTGGCCCTCGCGGTGGTCGGTGTGGCCGCCGGTGTCCATCTGCTGATGGTGTTCCTCAGCCTCGCCCCCGAGAACACGGTGACGAAGCAGCACGGCAAGGCCGTCGAGGAGTGGGTGTACCCCGAGTTCGAGCAGAACTGGAAGCTGTTCGCCCCGAACCCGCTGCAGCAGAACATCGCCGTCCAGGTGCGCGCCGAGGTGCGGACGAAGGACGGCGGGCTGCGCACCACCGGATGGACCGATCTGTCCGCCGAGGACGGCGCCGCCATAGACGGCAACCTGGCGCCCAGCCACACCGAGCAGAACGAGCTGCGCAGGGCCTGGGACTTCTTCGTCGCCACGCACGGCGCGGACAACCGGCCCGTGGGCGCGCGCGGCTCGCTCTCCGAGCAGTACCTGCGCCGGATCGTGGTGATGCGCCTGTACCGGGACGAGCCGGCCGACCGGCTGGGCGTCATCCAGCGGGTGCAGGTCCGTTCCAGCACCACCAATGTGCAGCCGCCGAAGTGGAGTCCTGAGCGCGTGTCCGACCAGCCCGTATACCGCCAGCTGTCCTGGTGGACCGTGACCGCCGACGAGGCCGCGGGGGGTGTGCGGTCGTGA
- a CDS encoding HTTM domain-containing protein: MNRLSLTLSRGIARVTGAALGPYQSAVIRIGFAGTWLLFLLREFPHRQELYGPAGPWGWSLARELTADNHAFTALMWSDGQFWFECFYALAILASVALLLGWRTRTASVLFMVGVLSLQNRSVFVGDGGDNVLHLMSIYLVFTRCGQVWSLDARRAARAEEARARGEEISADRVGPALWAVLGLALVVVTVTGRFDNGWLIPALLWTVLVVLALWWAVGRWAKARDPRILLDVVANILHNGALAVIMAEACLIYATAGWYKIQGSRWQDGTAVYYPLHLDYFSPWPGLADLMSSSGTIMMAVAYGTVMVQVAFPFTLFNRRVKNVLLVAMMLEHAVIAVVLGLPFFSLAMITADAVFLPTSFLRRLGALAARARGRTARGGQRTVPSPRSMEAAQESAPGSVGAA; encoded by the coding sequence GTGAACCGTCTCTCCCTGACTCTCTCGCGTGGGATCGCCCGGGTCACCGGAGCCGCTCTCGGGCCGTACCAGAGCGCCGTGATCCGGATCGGGTTCGCCGGGACCTGGCTGCTGTTCCTGCTGCGCGAGTTCCCGCACCGCCAGGAGCTGTACGGGCCGGCCGGGCCGTGGGGCTGGAGCCTGGCCCGGGAGCTGACCGCCGACAACCACGCCTTCACGGCGCTGATGTGGTCCGACGGGCAGTTCTGGTTCGAGTGCTTCTACGCGCTGGCGATCCTCGCCAGCGTCGCGCTGCTGCTCGGCTGGCGCACCCGGACGGCGTCCGTGCTGTTCATGGTGGGTGTGCTGTCGCTGCAGAACCGCAGCGTCTTCGTCGGCGACGGCGGTGACAACGTCCTGCACCTGATGTCGATATACCTCGTGTTCACCCGCTGCGGTCAGGTGTGGTCGCTGGACGCGCGGCGGGCGGCACGAGCCGAGGAGGCACGCGCGCGGGGGGAGGAGATTTCCGCCGACCGGGTGGGCCCGGCCCTGTGGGCGGTACTCGGTCTGGCGCTCGTTGTCGTGACGGTCACCGGACGGTTCGACAACGGCTGGCTGATCCCCGCATTGCTGTGGACGGTCCTGGTGGTGCTCGCCCTGTGGTGGGCCGTCGGCCGCTGGGCGAAGGCACGCGACCCCAGGATCCTGCTGGACGTCGTCGCCAACATCCTGCACAACGGCGCCCTGGCCGTGATCATGGCGGAAGCGTGCCTGATCTACGCGACGGCCGGCTGGTACAAGATCCAGGGCTCCCGCTGGCAGGACGGCACCGCCGTGTACTACCCGCTCCACCTGGACTACTTCTCGCCCTGGCCGGGACTGGCCGATCTGATGTCCTCCAGCGGCACGATCATGATGGCCGTGGCCTACGGCACGGTGATGGTGCAGGTCGCCTTCCCGTTCACCCTGTTCAACCGGCGGGTCAAGAACGTCCTGCTGGTGGCGATGATGCTCGAGCACGCGGTGATCGCGGTCGTCCTCGGGCTGCCGTTCTTCTCGCTGGCGATGATCACCGCGGACGCGGTCTTCCTGCCGACGTCCTTCCTGCGCCGACTGGGCGCGCTGGCGGCACGCGCGCGGGGGCGGACCGCCCGGGGCGGGCAGCGTACGGTGCCGTCGCCGCGCTCCATGGAGGCGGCGCAGGAGAGCGCGCCGGGATCCGTGGGGGCCGCGTAG
- a CDS encoding TrmH family RNA methyltransferase produces the protein MTDPLTRWREHAGSAVLLDGFHALKHALRFGAEVPVAVTTDRPAALALAEELAGDVRDALDALLVQVPARTYASLVQRPHPTGVAALAVRPSREANLRTLGRAPRTAPVVVLDNPRNLGNAGAVIRLAAGFGATGVVTTGTLDPWHPTVVRGGAGLHFATAVEHLGVDELPAGPLFALDPEGEDIRGTKLPDDAVLAFGSERSGLSAELRTRADHLLALPMRPQVSSYNLATSVAMTLYHWSLTGGASAPARALA, from the coding sequence ATGACCGACCCACTGACCCGCTGGCGCGAACACGCCGGCAGCGCCGTGCTGCTCGACGGCTTCCATGCCCTGAAGCACGCGCTGCGCTTCGGGGCCGAGGTGCCGGTGGCGGTCACCACCGACCGGCCGGCCGCGCTCGCCCTGGCCGAGGAACTGGCCGGGGACGTGCGGGACGCGTTGGACGCCCTGCTGGTCCAGGTGCCGGCCCGGACGTACGCCTCGCTGGTGCAGCGGCCCCACCCGACCGGTGTGGCCGCGCTCGCCGTACGCCCCTCCCGTGAGGCCAACCTGCGCACGCTCGGCCGTGCACCGCGCACCGCACCGGTCGTGGTCCTGGACAACCCCCGCAACCTGGGCAACGCCGGTGCCGTGATCCGGCTGGCCGCCGGCTTCGGGGCGACCGGGGTGGTCACCACCGGAACGCTCGACCCGTGGCACCCCACCGTGGTGCGCGGCGGTGCAGGGCTGCACTTCGCGACCGCCGTGGAGCACCTCGGCGTCGACGAGCTGCCCGCCGGGCCGCTGTTCGCCCTCGACCCGGAGGGCGAGGACATCCGGGGCACCAAGCTGCCCGACGACGCCGTGCTGGCGTTCGGCTCGGAGCGCAGCGGCCTGTCCGCCGAGCTGCGCACGCGTGCCGACCATCTGCTGGCGCTGCCGATGCGCCCCCAGGTCTCCAGCTACAACCTGGCCACCAGCGTCGCGATGACGCTGTACCACTGGAGCCTCACCGGGGGCGCATCCGCGCCCGCTCGGGCCCTTGCCTAG
- the paaN gene encoding phenylacetic acid degradation protein PaaN, producing the protein MAAELTVSELIAKHRPTLDQALEAIRTRAYWSPHPEHPKAYGENGSLDAAAGKGAFDAVLHTRLDLGQPGTDGWTGGEVSPYGIELGVEYPHADADVLLPAMKAGQRTWRDAGAETRAVVCLEILKRISDRTHEFAHAVMHTSGQAFMMAFQAGGPHAQDRGLEAVAYAYAEQVRTPEAAEWTKPQGKRDPLALTKQFTPVPRGIALLVGCNTFPTWNGYPGLFASLATGNAVLVKPHPRAVLPLALTVQVARQVLAEAGFDPNLVALAAERPGEGIAKTLATRPEIRIIDYTGSTAFGDWLEANARQAQVYTEKAGVNTVIVHSTDNYKGMLSNLAFSLSLYSGQMCTTPQNLLVPRDGIRTDEGPKTFDEVAADLARAVDGLLGDDARANALLGAIVNPDVKARLEAAAGLGEVALASREITNPDFPDAVVRTPVIVKLDGAKPDDQAAYTSECFGPVSFAVAVDSAADAVQLLRRTVREKGAMTVGAYTTDPEVERAVEEACLEEAAQLSLNLTGGVYVNQTAAFSDFHGSGGNPAANAALTDGAFVANRFRVVEVRREV; encoded by the coding sequence ATGGCCGCCGAACTGACCGTGTCCGAGCTGATCGCAAAGCACCGGCCCACTCTCGACCAGGCGCTGGAAGCGATCCGTACGCGCGCGTACTGGTCCCCGCACCCCGAGCACCCCAAGGCCTACGGCGAGAACGGCAGCCTGGACGCGGCGGCGGGCAAGGGCGCCTTCGACGCCGTGCTGCACACCCGCCTGGACCTCGGCCAGCCCGGCACGGACGGCTGGACGGGCGGCGAGGTCTCGCCGTACGGCATCGAGCTGGGCGTGGAGTACCCGCACGCGGACGCCGACGTGCTGCTGCCCGCGATGAAGGCCGGGCAGCGCACCTGGCGCGACGCGGGCGCGGAGACACGCGCGGTGGTCTGTCTGGAGATCCTCAAGCGGATCAGCGACCGGACGCACGAGTTCGCGCATGCTGTCATGCACACCAGCGGCCAGGCCTTCATGATGGCCTTCCAGGCGGGTGGCCCACACGCCCAGGACCGCGGCCTGGAAGCGGTGGCGTACGCGTACGCGGAGCAGGTCCGCACACCCGAGGCGGCCGAGTGGACCAAGCCCCAGGGCAAGCGGGACCCGCTGGCCCTGACCAAGCAGTTCACGCCGGTGCCGCGCGGCATCGCCCTGCTCGTCGGCTGCAACACCTTCCCGACGTGGAACGGCTACCCGGGCCTGTTCGCCTCTCTCGCCACCGGTAACGCGGTCCTGGTCAAGCCGCACCCGCGCGCGGTGCTGCCGCTCGCGCTGACCGTGCAGGTCGCGCGCCAGGTGCTCGCCGAGGCGGGTTTCGATCCGAACCTGGTGGCGCTGGCCGCCGAGCGCCCCGGCGAGGGCATCGCCAAGACCCTCGCCACCCGCCCCGAGATCCGGATCATCGACTACACCGGCTCGACGGCCTTCGGCGACTGGCTGGAGGCCAACGCCCGCCAGGCGCAGGTCTACACCGAGAAGGCCGGCGTAAACACGGTCATCGTGCACTCCACCGACAACTACAAGGGCATGCTGTCCAACCTGGCGTTCTCACTGTCCCTGTACAGCGGCCAGATGTGCACCACCCCGCAGAACCTGCTCGTCCCCCGCGACGGCATCCGCACCGACGAGGGCCCCAAGACCTTCGACGAGGTCGCCGCCGACCTCGCCCGCGCGGTCGACGGCCTCCTCGGTGACGACGCGCGCGCGAACGCCCTGCTGGGCGCGATCGTCAACCCGGACGTCAAGGCCCGCCTGGAAGCGGCGGCCGGCCTCGGCGAGGTCGCCCTCGCCTCCCGCGAGATCACCAACCCGGACTTCCCTGACGCGGTCGTGCGCACCCCCGTCATCGTCAAGCTGGACGGCGCCAAGCCGGACGACCAGGCCGCCTACACGAGCGAGTGCTTCGGCCCCGTCTCCTTCGCCGTCGCGGTCGACTCGGCGGCCGACGCGGTGCAGCTGCTGCGCCGCACGGTCCGCGAGAAGGGCGCGATGACGGTCGGCGCCTACACCACCGACCCGGAGGTCGAGCGGGCCGTCGAGGAGGCCTGTCTGGAGGAGGCGGCCCAGCTGTCGCTCAACCTGACCGGCGGGGTGTACGTGAACCAGACCGCCGCCTTCTCCGACTTCCACGGCTCGGGCGGCAACCCGGCGGCGAACGCCGCGCTCACCGACGGCGCGTTCGTGGCCAACCGGTTCCGGGTGGTCGAGGTGCGTCGAGAGGTCTAG